The following proteins are encoded in a genomic region of Papaver somniferum cultivar HN1 unplaced genomic scaffold, ASM357369v1 unplaced-scaffold_10, whole genome shotgun sequence:
- the LOC113326835 gene encoding uncharacterized protein LOC113326835, with product MKKRRLSSTLRISIFIDSFTGKSDTYRSNCCQNNVASWESPPNCVIKINVDAAFNNGDAAAMVVARDSFGNHLGSGVICFNTISSTVAEAKDYGLGIHLAKRLQFSKIIVEGDASDIPKSIKGSTNEIPWSIRSTILSIRDHIKDFSEISFTSVPRDVNSLAHDLAQSAVPNNVNRWWSYDEPPNCIMQHLTLFED from the exons ATGAAGAAGAGACGACTTTCATCTACTCTTCGAATCTCAATTTTCATTGACAGTTTTACAGGAAAGTCCGATACTTATAGAAGTAATTGCTG TCAGAACAATGTTGCTTCATGGGAATCTCCTCCAAATTGTGTCATCAAAATTAATGTCGATGCGGCCTTTAATAATGGTGATGCGGCAGCAATGGTTGTGGCCAGAGATTCCTTTGGAAACCATCTTGGAAGTGGTGTTATTTGCTTCAATACCATATCTTCTACTGTTGCAGAGGCTAAGGATTATGGATTAGGTATTCATCTAGCAAAAAGACTGCAATTTTCCAAAATTATCGTGGAAGGGGATGCTTCAGACATTCCTAAGTCTATAAAAGGGAGTACGAATGAGATACCGTGGAGTATTCGTTCAACAATTCTCTCTATCCGTGACCACATCAAGGATTTTAGTGAAATTAGTTTTACTTCAGTTCCTAGAGATGTCAATTCTCTTGCACATGATTTAGCTCAAAGTGCAGTCCCTAATAATGTAAACAGATGGTGGTCTTATGATGAACCACCTAATTGTATTATGCAGCACCTCACTTTGTTTGAGGATTAA